A stretch of Pseudoprevotella muciniphila DNA encodes these proteins:
- a CDS encoding vWA domain-containing protein, with protein sequence MKTKEEKTKRVFNLIIVDESGSMSIIRKQAFTGMNETLQTIRQMSEKFPNQEQRVTLVTFDSGHTTWHYDNTPAEKTQDLSWNAYNPGGGTPLYDAMGLGISKVNAQVSEDDNVLVTVITDGEENCSHEWTLKMIRTMIEKLKKQNWTFTLIGTDNLDVETMAHSFAIDEHLEFCQDVEGTEEMFRCERKSRMRFNGLVSCNMEMAPGSFFREDEEK encoded by the coding sequence ATGAAAACAAAAGAAGAAAAAACAAAGCGAGTATTCAACCTGATTATCGTTGATGAGAGCGGTTCTATGAGTATCATCCGCAAACAGGCGTTTACTGGCATGAACGAGACCTTACAGACCATCCGCCAGATGAGCGAGAAGTTCCCCAATCAGGAACAACGCGTCACCCTCGTTACCTTCGATTCCGGCCATACCACCTGGCACTATGACAACACACCTGCAGAAAAAACACAAGACCTTAGTTGGAATGCTTACAACCCTGGTGGTGGCACACCTCTTTATGATGCCATGGGTTTGGGCATTTCGAAGGTCAATGCGCAGGTGTCAGAAGACGACAACGTATTGGTCACTGTCATTACTGACGGCGAAGAGAACTGCTCGCATGAATGGACGCTGAAGATGATACGTACTATGATTGAGAAACTGAAGAAACAGAACTGGACCTTCACGCTCATCGGCACCGACAACCTCGACGTGGAGACCATGGCTCACTCCTTCGCCATCGATGAACATTTGGAATTCTGTCAGGACGTTGAAGGCACAGAGGAAATGTTTCGTTGTGAACGCAAAAGCCGCATGCGTTTTAATGGTCTTGTATCTTGCAACATGGAGATGGCTCCAGGGTCTTTCTTTAGAGAAGACGAGGAAAAATAA
- a CDS encoding choice-of-anchor J domain-containing protein: MKKFYTFLAVLAIALCGITVNAQTVTFDITAITDTMRMGTSYDGTRGDQTDGAVILSQDGVKITSSKAGANNPARLWWYYNKNNGTGVCELRFYKGGELYITAPSGKALTKIKFTARNLNASANPATLTGKEWSGNATSVTFSGTGTSQITVIEVTLQDADNNTQTDVVNVQIPVISPNGGTKTGQVTVTIKGDSTTTIYYTTDGNDPTNQSTLYEEPFTLTTVGSVTVKAVAYDVAGNASGIASQTYNIKADSTSTDPGTDPGTDPSTEIQSLPFTETFGNGIGTFTIENISMHDSLTYVWTADKSRGYMKASAFKNQVNYEAVSQIVSPVISLAGAKDPILTFDHTAKFFTSLPDEVSVLICIVEPTGATEWSPLTINTLPDGNSWAFVSDTISLIQYAGMNIQLAFRYTSTPNGACTWEVKNVSVIDKDATTDPDPVNPDDDEPQVGEVSLPYEESMAEGIGQFAIHNITRPEAVENVWVFDSKYGMKATAYANSTNYAAESEILSPIIDLGTAELPVLAYQHAGKFFGTIQNEATIWVRTADGGEYSDWVQMPIGAYPTSWTFVNDTISLEDFVGSKIQISFRYISTETKAGTWEVKGISVYDASEGGGNVDPDPDNTTLYSEACTSSENTLTVNNISVDESIYVWSFDTQYGAKATAYINKTNHATQSRLETPVIEIPAGQPTRLVFSQCISKHFGNVAEEATLWIKTVDGTSAAPSLKEDKWNQVSITYPEIADGKSFSAFEKQTVDLSVYGGKKIVIGFLYTSTTSAAGTWEIKDIAVKSDGIPTDIEKVQTETTVGKNVIFDLQGRRVANPTKGIYIVNGKKVILK; encoded by the coding sequence ATGAAGAAATTCTACACTTTTCTTGCTGTGTTGGCCATAGCATTATGTGGCATTACGGTCAACGCACAGACGGTTACGTTCGACATCACGGCGATAACCGACACCATGCGGATGGGCACAAGTTATGATGGTACGCGTGGTGACCAGACAGACGGCGCTGTCATTCTTTCGCAGGACGGCGTTAAGATCACATCCAGCAAGGCTGGTGCAAACAATCCTGCCCGTCTTTGGTGGTACTACAACAAGAACAACGGCACCGGTGTTTGCGAACTCCGTTTCTACAAAGGCGGAGAACTGTACATTACCGCCCCAAGCGGCAAGGCGCTTACCAAAATCAAGTTTACGGCACGCAACTTGAATGCCAGTGCGAACCCTGCCACGCTCACCGGTAAAGAATGGAGCGGCAATGCCACAAGCGTTACTTTCTCCGGTACAGGTACATCTCAGATTACAGTCATTGAGGTAACGCTGCAAGACGCTGACAACAACACGCAGACCGACGTGGTGAATGTTCAGATTCCTGTGATTTCTCCCAATGGTGGCACCAAAACCGGTCAGGTTACGGTAACTATCAAGGGCGACAGCACGACAACCATCTACTACACCACCGACGGTAACGATCCCACCAACCAAAGCACGCTCTATGAGGAGCCGTTCACTCTGACAACAGTGGGTTCAGTAACAGTTAAGGCGGTTGCATACGATGTTGCAGGAAATGCCAGCGGTATTGCTTCGCAAACGTACAACATCAAGGCTGACTCCACCTCCACCGACCCAGGTACTGATCCCGGTACTGATCCTTCTACAGAAATTCAGTCACTGCCTTTCACGGAGACATTCGGCAACGGCATTGGAACCTTTACCATCGAGAACATCTCTATGCACGACTCTCTGACATACGTTTGGACGGCAGACAAGTCTCGCGGCTACATGAAGGCAAGTGCTTTCAAGAATCAAGTGAACTACGAAGCAGTCAGTCAGATTGTTTCGCCTGTCATTTCGCTTGCAGGCGCCAAGGATCCCATCCTGACTTTCGACCATACCGCCAAATTCTTCACTTCCCTCCCCGACGAAGTGAGTGTTCTGATTTGCATCGTTGAACCCACGGGCGCCACAGAATGGTCACCCCTCACAATCAACACTCTTCCTGATGGCAACTCATGGGCTTTCGTCAGCGACACCATCAGCCTCATACAGTATGCCGGCATGAACATTCAACTCGCTTTCCGTTACACCAGTACCCCTAACGGTGCTTGCACATGGGAAGTGAAGAATGTAAGTGTTATTGACAAGGACGCAACGACCGACCCCGACCCGGTTAATCCCGACGATGATGAACCTCAAGTTGGCGAAGTATCGCTGCCATACGAAGAAAGCATGGCAGAAGGCATAGGTCAATTCGCCATCCACAACATCACTCGCCCTGAAGCCGTTGAAAATGTTTGGGTATTCGACAGCAAATATGGTATGAAGGCTACTGCTTATGCCAACAGCACGAACTATGCTGCCGAAAGCGAAATTCTTTCGCCCATCATCGACCTCGGCACTGCAGAACTCCCCGTTCTCGCATACCAGCACGCAGGTAAGTTCTTCGGCACCATTCAGAACGAAGCAACCATCTGGGTACGCACAGCCGACGGTGGTGAATACAGCGACTGGGTACAGATGCCTATCGGTGCATATCCCACAAGTTGGACATTCGTGAACGACACTATCAGCCTCGAAGACTTCGTAGGTAGCAAGATTCAAATCTCCTTCCGTTATATCAGTACAGAAACCAAAGCCGGTACATGGGAAGTGAAAGGTATCAGCGTATATGACGCTTCCGAAGGTGGCGGCAACGTAGATCCTGATCCAGACAACACTACCCTCTATTCAGAGGCTTGCACAAGCAGCGAAAACACACTTACTGTCAACAACATCAGCGTTGACGAATCCATATATGTATGGTCATTCGACACACAATACGGCGCAAAAGCCACTGCGTATATCAACAAGACCAATCACGCTACCCAGAGCCGTCTCGAAACTCCTGTTATTGAGATTCCGGCAGGTCAGCCCACACGCCTCGTGTTCTCACAGTGCATCAGCAAGCACTTCGGCAATGTGGCAGAAGAAGCCACCTTGTGGATTAAGACTGTCGACGGCACGTCAGCCGCTCCAAGCCTGAAAGAAGACAAGTGGAATCAAGTCAGCATCACTTATCCTGAAATAGCCGATGGTAAGAGTTTCTCTGCATTCGAGAAACAGACTGTTGACCTCTCTGTCTATGGTGGCAAGAAGATTGTTATCGGTTTCCTCTACACCAGCACTACTTCTGCTGCAGGCACATGGGAAATCAAGGACATCGCTGTTAAGAGCGACGGCATTCCTACCGACATCGAAAAGGTACAGACAGAAACTACTGTTGGCAAGAACGTCATCTTCGACCTCCAGGGTCGCCGCGTGGCCAACCCAACAAAGGGTATCTACATCGTAAACGGCAAGAAGGTTATCCTGAAATAA
- a CDS encoding RNA polymerase sigma factor — protein sequence MNKPDFKNDLMPLKDMLFRLAMRITLDRAEAEDVTEDTLIRVWNKRDEWSKIKSVEAYAMTICRNLALDRSQKREAMNVSLEEHDNEAPDNDDGPHEKMVRSERLRWVHKFFQELPEKQRTVMQLRDIEEKNIKETAEIIGISEQDVKVTLFRARQTIRNKLQKLENYGL from the coding sequence ATGAACAAACCGGATTTCAAAAACGATTTGATGCCGCTGAAAGACATGCTCTTTCGGCTCGCAATGCGCATCACTCTCGACCGCGCAGAGGCGGAGGACGTTACAGAAGATACACTCATCAGAGTGTGGAACAAACGAGACGAGTGGAGCAAAATTAAATCGGTCGAGGCATACGCAATGACCATCTGCAGAAACCTCGCTCTCGACCGAAGCCAAAAACGAGAAGCGATGAATGTGTCGCTCGAAGAGCACGACAACGAAGCACCCGACAATGACGACGGACCGCACGAAAAAATGGTCAGAAGCGAAAGACTCAGATGGGTGCACAAATTCTTCCAGGAACTCCCGGAAAAGCAGCGAACAGTGATGCAACTGAGAGACATAGAAGAAAAAAACATCAAAGAAACAGCCGAAATAATCGGCATCAGCGAACAAGACGTTAAAGTAACACTCTTCAGAGCAAGACAAACCATCCGCAACAAATTGCAGAAATTAGAAAATTATGGACTATAA
- a CDS encoding C1 family peptidase, producing the protein MRKIIIIAALLLTLTASAQENLQRQAGTLNRVKSFTTVKELPITSVKNQYRSGTCWAYATLGYLESEILRKTGKIYDLCEMFVVNKDYMDCATHYVRMHGYSQISEGGSCDDVLEVIRQHGICPEDAMPAPGSLTGDPLANFKEFFPKLESTVRGIVREDAKAPLPHWQDSVQTVIERYIGCCPETFVYEGKTYTPKSFAEGLGLNLDDYVSLTSFTHHPFNEWFIIEAPYKWRLKPSYNIPINQLIDILDKALDAGYTVAWGGDVTGDFTGTGIALLPESVMPTQDLRQEQWDDWRFTYDHVMLIYGKAIDEQGKPYYMVKNSWGKSGQYNGTWYMSREYMLLNTTYLFLNRHALPKDLFNEMKK; encoded by the coding sequence ATGAGAAAAATCATAATCATTGCAGCACTGTTGCTGACTCTGACGGCATCGGCGCAGGAGAACCTGCAAAGACAAGCCGGCACGTTAAATAGGGTGAAGTCGTTCACAACAGTGAAGGAACTACCCATAACCAGCGTGAAAAACCAGTATCGCAGCGGAACCTGCTGGGCTTATGCCACGTTGGGCTATTTAGAGAGCGAGATTTTAAGAAAAACCGGCAAGATTTACGACCTCTGCGAGATGTTCGTGGTCAACAAGGACTACATGGATTGTGCCACACACTATGTCAGGATGCACGGCTATAGCCAGATTTCGGAAGGCGGCTCTTGCGACGATGTGTTGGAGGTTATCAGGCAGCATGGCATCTGCCCTGAGGATGCCATGCCGGCACCTGGCTCACTGACGGGCGACCCGCTCGCCAATTTTAAGGAATTCTTCCCTAAATTGGAAAGCACGGTGCGTGGCATAGTAAGGGAAGATGCGAAAGCACCTCTTCCTCATTGGCAGGACTCTGTTCAGACCGTCATCGAACGATACATCGGTTGCTGTCCCGAAACCTTCGTTTACGAAGGTAAAACCTATACTCCAAAATCGTTTGCAGAAGGTCTGGGACTGAATCTCGACGACTATGTGAGCCTGACGAGTTTCACACACCATCCGTTTAATGAGTGGTTCATTATTGAGGCACCCTACAAGTGGCGACTGAAACCAAGTTATAACATCCCCATCAATCAGTTGATTGATATACTCGACAAGGCACTCGATGCCGGATATACCGTGGCATGGGGAGGCGACGTGACGGGCGACTTTACCGGTACGGGAATAGCCCTCCTGCCTGAAAGTGTGATGCCTACACAGGACTTACGACAGGAACAGTGGGACGACTGGCGGTTCACGTACGACCACGTGATGCTGATTTATGGCAAAGCCATCGATGAACAGGGCAAACCTTACTATATGGTGAAAAACTCATGGGGCAAGAGCGGGCAATACAATGGTACTTGGTATATGTCGCGCGAGTATATGTTGCTGAACACCACATATCTGTTCCTCAACAGGCATGCACTGCCAAAGGATTTATTCAATGAAATGAAAAAATAG
- a CDS encoding A1S_2505 family phage non-structural protein — MQKRTTPYFIAELQPNEIFVFGSNLRGLHSAGDAQRAYQMFGAIMGQGVGLQGQSYAIPTMQGGVETIRPYVNDFIGFAKEHKDLTFLVTRIGCGIAGFNDEDISPLFKNAHEEENIVLPPHW; from the coding sequence CTGCAGAAGCGAACCACTCCATATTTCATCGCAGAACTGCAGCCGAACGAGATATTTGTATTTGGCAGCAATCTGCGCGGTCTGCATAGCGCGGGTGATGCACAAAGAGCGTATCAGATGTTCGGGGCGATTATGGGGCAGGGCGTTGGTCTGCAAGGTCAGAGTTACGCCATACCCACGATGCAAGGTGGGGTAGAAACCATACGTCCGTATGTAAACGATTTTATTGGGTTCGCGAAGGAACATAAGGATCTTACATTCCTTGTAACACGAATAGGTTGTGGTATAGCCGGGTTCAACGACGAAGATATCTCACCACTGTTCAAGAATGCACATGAAGAAGAAAATATAGTGCTACCACCGCATTGGTAA
- a CDS encoding DUF4252 domain-containing protein, whose protein sequence is MRRLFLIIAVIMILVPTMAQKNHRNAEPDFAAYFMNAYQDEEFEVTNIGPKMIADIIDDCENRNEAEVKANLEKLNSVRMVVTDKKAKTHFDNAVRLADKNKKRYKLHRTGKNSRFYIHQRNGVIMEFFMIATEGKGFVIMDFTGKMTEQTVNWMCNRNY, encoded by the coding sequence ATGAGAAGGCTATTCCTCATCATAGCAGTCATCATGATTCTGGTGCCCACCATGGCGCAGAAAAACCATCGCAATGCTGAACCCGACTTCGCAGCGTACTTCATGAATGCCTATCAGGATGAAGAGTTTGAGGTAACAAACATCGGTCCGAAAATGATAGCCGACATCATCGACGATTGCGAAAACAGGAACGAAGCGGAAGTGAAAGCCAACCTCGAAAAACTCAACAGCGTGAGGATGGTCGTCACAGACAAAAAGGCAAAAACGCATTTCGACAATGCAGTGAGACTTGCCGACAAAAACAAAAAACGATATAAACTGCACAGGACAGGAAAGAACAGCAGGTTCTACATCCACCAGCGAAACGGAGTCATCATGGAGTTCTTCATGATAGCAACAGAAGGAAAAGGGTTCGTCATCATGGACTTTACAGGAAAAATGACAGAACAAACCGTCAACTGGATGTGCAACAGAAATTACTGA
- a CDS encoding adenosine kinase, which yields MDKVIGMGNALVDILAKLDNDAVLDRIALPKGSMQLLGEERYADLLEEISKMPTQRVTGGSAGNVMKGLAELGAAPGFIGKTAADANGDFYAETCKDMGVDFVRLHDDTLHTGVALTFISPDAQRTFGTYLGAASNLQPEDIRPEFFEGYKYFFIEGYLTQNHELIERAVDMARNAGLKICLDLASYNIVEADHEFFQYLLQKTDIVFANEEESYAFTKKEPAEALEELAKLCETVVVKTGKKGSLVARGSERAVCEALPADVVDTTGAGDSYAAGFLYGLITGMTLENCARTGTLLASTVVQHIGATPPAEAWNAIRAEVAKLK from the coding sequence ATGGATAAGGTTATCGGAATGGGTAATGCGTTGGTGGATATCCTCGCAAAGCTGGACAACGACGCTGTGCTCGACCGCATAGCATTGCCCAAGGGTTCCATGCAGTTGCTCGGCGAAGAGCGCTATGCCGACCTGCTCGAAGAAATAAGCAAAATGCCTACACAGCGTGTAACGGGAGGCTCGGCAGGCAATGTGATGAAAGGACTGGCTGAACTGGGTGCTGCACCGGGATTTATAGGCAAAACGGCTGCCGATGCTAACGGCGACTTCTATGCCGAAACCTGCAAGGATATGGGCGTGGATTTCGTCCGGCTGCATGATGACACACTGCATACAGGAGTGGCATTGACCTTCATCTCGCCCGATGCCCAGCGCACTTTCGGTACGTATCTCGGTGCTGCCTCGAATTTGCAGCCGGAAGACATCCGCCCCGAATTCTTCGAAGGATACAAGTATTTCTTCATAGAAGGCTATCTCACACAGAACCACGAACTCATAGAACGTGCTGTGGACATGGCGCGCAATGCAGGTCTGAAAATCTGTCTCGACCTGGCTTCGTACAACATAGTGGAGGCTGATCACGAATTTTTCCAATACCTGTTGCAGAAGACCGATATCGTCTTTGCCAACGAGGAGGAGAGTTACGCGTTCACGAAAAAAGAACCTGCCGAGGCGCTCGAAGAACTGGCGAAATTGTGTGAAACAGTAGTGGTGAAGACAGGAAAGAAAGGGTCGCTCGTGGCACGCGGCAGTGAACGGGCTGTCTGCGAAGCACTGCCCGCGGATGTGGTGGATACAACAGGCGCGGGAGATAGCTATGCCGCAGGGTTCCTCTATGGACTGATTACAGGAATGACTCTTGAAAACTGTGCCAGGACAGGCACACTACTCGCATCCACCGTGGTGCAACACATCGGTGCAACACCGCCTGCAGAAGCATGGAATGCCATAAGGGCAGAAGTGGCAAAACTGAAATAA
- a CDS encoding PP2C family protein-serine/threonine phosphatase, with amino-acid sequence MKQIEYTSFSECGGRKNNEDYCQVVANPDDERYLFVVCDGMGGHENGEIASQLISTTICDYWRSHSAGSETDMILKEAFRKASEALDAKTEELDYVMMGTTMVLAAIVGNQLTIAHCGDSRCYLLRPNEGVVYETTDHVQNSGGRNLITRCFFSFHRRHAEVDIRHFEFQIGDRLFLCTDGVSSYVNPDILRESLMENKSTEELADIVKLLCEQSYSPDNYSGILCKFGMQ; translated from the coding sequence ATGAAACAGATAGAATATACATCATTTTCAGAGTGTGGTGGTCGTAAGAATAATGAGGACTACTGTCAGGTGGTTGCAAATCCGGATGATGAGCGCTACCTCTTTGTTGTGTGCGACGGCATGGGCGGACATGAAAATGGTGAAATAGCGAGCCAGTTGATTTCTACAACAATTTGCGACTATTGGCGTTCGCATTCTGCCGGTTCAGAGACCGACATGATTTTGAAAGAGGCTTTCAGAAAGGCATCAGAAGCATTAGATGCTAAAACAGAAGAACTTGATTATGTCATGATGGGAACAACAATGGTGCTTGCGGCGATAGTTGGCAATCAACTGACCATTGCACATTGCGGCGATAGCCGTTGCTATTTGCTACGTCCGAATGAAGGAGTGGTCTATGAGACAACGGATCATGTTCAAAATTCAGGAGGGAGAAACTTAATCACCCGTTGTTTTTTCTCCTTTCATCGCAGACATGCAGAAGTGGACATACGTCATTTCGAATTTCAGATAGGCGACAGGCTGTTCCTTTGCACTGACGGCGTGAGTTCCTATGTCAATCCTGACATTCTCAGAGAAAGCCTGATGGAAAACAAGTCAACAGAGGAACTGGCAGACATCGTAAAATTGCTGTGTGAACAATCGTATTCGCCGGATAATTACAGTGGGATACTTTGCAAGTTCGGGATGCAATAA
- a CDS encoding flavin reductase family protein produces MKKFLITALLAAMMIAPSTMSAQEENGFKKFSVEEAFEDNGFQWFRDAQLLCAGNRQQANAMTIGWGGIGTLWRRTALTVYVAEQRYTKQFMDSAEYFTVMSFDMKDSNVLHYMGTKSGRDGDKAQALGLHTAYTANGTPYYTEATMVIECKIMYAAPFDPQGFKSDVPKNMYTNFPAGIHSMYIGEVVNAWKK; encoded by the coding sequence ATGAAAAAGTTTTTAATTACAGCACTCTTGGCTGCTATGATGATAGCGCCAAGCACAATGTCCGCGCAGGAGGAAAATGGTTTTAAGAAATTCAGTGTAGAGGAAGCCTTCGAGGATAACGGCTTCCAGTGGTTCCGCGACGCACAGTTGCTGTGTGCCGGAAACAGGCAGCAGGCCAACGCCATGACCATAGGGTGGGGCGGCATAGGTACACTCTGGAGAAGGACGGCACTTACAGTTTACGTGGCAGAGCAGCGCTATACAAAGCAGTTTATGGACAGCGCAGAGTATTTCACGGTGATGTCGTTCGACATGAAGGACAGCAACGTACTGCACTATATGGGTACCAAGAGCGGACGCGACGGAGACAAGGCGCAAGCCTTAGGCCTTCACACCGCCTATACAGCCAACGGAACACCTTACTACACCGAGGCTACAATGGTTATAGAGTGCAAAATAATGTATGCCGCCCCCTTCGACCCGCAAGGCTTCAAAAGCGATGTCCCCAAAAACATGTACACCAACTTCCCCGCCGGCATCCACTCAATGTACATAGGCGAAGTAGTAAATGCCTGGAAGAAATAA
- a CDS encoding THUMP-like domain-containing protein translates to MTNSDTLRLIATHISDDVAQLALQLQGHPDAEFILRQVEGRQVMARKVPPWAKVDDIHYPRRISLEQCSGESAARYKADLARRLLPGGGTFADITGGLGVDFSFIAKHFQRAVYVERQAELCELARHNFPLLGLPDAEVVNDDGVEVLTKMDQVDLLFVDPARRDGQGRKVVMLSDCEPNVVELNRLLLSKARFTILKLSPMLDIHAALQQLEGVCEVHVVAERNECKDLLLVMNRSGRQAPVVFCHDENVDIQFFCEEEKNIQPEYADSVETYLYEPGVTLLKAAAYNLPCQRYGVKKLHPNSHLYTSQELVPDFPGRTFRVVEQHDYKKKQISNLSGSKANLAVRNFPDSVAQLRKRLKIKDGGEEYWFATTLKQGEKVIVRTKKAKKL, encoded by the coding sequence ATGACAAATAGTGATACATTACGCCTGATAGCAACCCACATCAGCGATGATGTGGCACAACTTGCGTTGCAACTGCAAGGGCATCCCGATGCTGAGTTTATCCTTCGGCAGGTGGAGGGGCGGCAGGTGATGGCAAGGAAAGTGCCGCCATGGGCGAAGGTGGACGACATTCATTATCCGCGCAGAATATCGCTCGAACAATGCAGCGGCGAGTCGGCGGCGAGATATAAGGCGGACCTCGCCCGCCGCTTGCTGCCCGGGGGTGGAACCTTTGCCGACATTACCGGCGGGCTTGGCGTGGATTTCTCCTTTATCGCCAAGCATTTCCAGCGTGCCGTCTATGTGGAGCGTCAGGCTGAACTCTGCGAACTGGCGCGTCATAATTTCCCGTTGTTAGGTTTGCCTGATGCAGAGGTGGTGAATGACGATGGGGTGGAAGTACTCACGAAGATGGACCAGGTGGACCTTCTCTTCGTTGACCCTGCCCGGCGCGACGGACAGGGCAGAAAAGTGGTGATGCTCAGCGATTGTGAACCGAATGTGGTGGAACTCAACCGACTGCTTCTGTCGAAAGCGCGTTTTACCATCCTGAAACTCTCACCCATGCTCGACATTCACGCTGCCCTGCAACAGTTGGAAGGCGTCTGCGAAGTACATGTTGTGGCAGAGCGCAACGAATGCAAAGACCTGCTCCTCGTGATGAACAGAAGCGGGAGGCAAGCGCCCGTCGTCTTCTGCCACGATGAGAATGTGGACATTCAGTTCTTCTGCGAAGAAGAGAAAAACATACAGCCGGAATATGCCGACAGCGTGGAAACCTATCTCTATGAGCCGGGTGTAACTCTACTCAAGGCAGCGGCATACAACCTGCCCTGCCAACGCTACGGTGTGAAAAAACTCCACCCCAACAGCCATCTCTATACCTCGCAGGAACTCGTACCCGACTTCCCGGGCAGGACATTCCGGGTGGTGGAGCAGCACGATTACAAGAAAAAACAAATCAGCAACCTCAGTGGCAGTAAAGCCAACCTCGCAGTAAGAAATTTTCCAGACAGTGTAGCACAACTCCGTAAACGACTGAAAATCAAAGATGGAGGTGAGGAATATTGGTTTGCTACAACATTAAAACAGGGCGAAAAAGTGATTGTGCGAACAAAAAAAGCAAAAAAACTGTAA